Proteins encoded together in one Deinococcus aquaticus window:
- a CDS encoding IS3 family transposase, protein MQQLIAARVRSQRACFLAGLPKSSWHYRPKPRQDSALTQRIRELALLHPRRGYRFIHALLVQEGQRINRKRVQRIWHQEALTITTRVARKIRTGATIPMKAEGPNHVWTYDFVFDQTLSGDVLKILTVTDEWTRQSLVLRVAASFTSEDVKDALQDIIRVRGAPTFIRSDNGPEFIARDLGIWLQGQNIGTRFIEPGKPWQNGFAESFHSRLREECLNLEVFYSVLHAQVVLESWRTFYNTGRPHSSLGYRTPDEWAREAGGRPAVPMCGQDTAHAAVIPATG, encoded by the coding sequence GTGCAACAACTGATCGCCGCCCGCGTCCGATCACAGCGGGCCTGCTTCCTGGCGGGGCTCCCCAAGTCGTCCTGGCACTACCGTCCCAAACCCCGTCAGGACAGCGCCCTGACGCAGCGGATCCGTGAACTGGCCCTCCTGCATCCAAGACGTGGGTACCGCTTCATCCACGCCCTGTTGGTGCAGGAAGGGCAACGGATCAACAGGAAACGCGTGCAGCGCATCTGGCATCAGGAAGCACTTACCATCACGACCAGGGTCGCAAGGAAAATCCGTACTGGCGCCACGATTCCGATGAAAGCAGAGGGGCCGAACCACGTCTGGACGTACGATTTCGTCTTCGATCAGACCCTCAGCGGCGATGTGCTGAAGATCCTGACCGTCACGGACGAATGGACACGGCAGTCGCTGGTGTTACGTGTGGCAGCGTCTTTCACGTCCGAAGACGTGAAAGACGCCCTGCAGGACATCATCCGCGTCCGTGGGGCACCTACGTTCATTCGGAGTGACAACGGACCGGAGTTCATCGCCCGGGATCTGGGCATCTGGCTGCAGGGGCAGAACATCGGTACTCGCTTCATCGAACCGGGGAAACCGTGGCAGAACGGGTTTGCCGAGAGCTTCCATTCACGACTCCGGGAGGAGTGCCTGAATCTGGAAGTGTTCTACTCGGTGCTGCATGCTCAGGTGGTTCTGGAGTCCTGGCGCACCTTTTACAACACTGGGCGGCCTCATTCGTCGTTGGGCTACCGAACACCGGATGAGTGGGCCAGGGAGGCCGGTGGTCGGCCTGCCGTCCCCATGTGCGGGCAGGACACCGCACATGCGGCCGTCATCCCGGCCACCGGGTGA
- a CDS encoding RNA-guided endonuclease InsQ/TnpB family protein yields the protein MRVTISAKLKLRHSPEQKAMLDAVSLAYRDALNFASEKAFEMDKTSSAPKLHKETYAVLRERFGLGAQLACTVERQVAANYKTQWTKLKQNIQARERGFTKRRYKGLDAAPRFVSRTLEYQYQRDYSWKKDGRVSISTLAGRIVLEFDGYTKHLESIAQGCETGAAKLSYQKSKKQYFLIVALNLDLPDPRPTDHKNVVGVDVGQRYHFVATDKDGQSLFEKGAAVRQRKDQFARTRKSLQRKGTRSATRRLVAISSRERRFVADRNHLLSKMLLTRFPGSIFGLEDLTNIHDRTEGRRNPKASKKAKRAKRRRSQWSFAELQSSLAYKAPLHGSLAVRVEAHYTSQACYKCGHTSKGNRPGAGLEFVCEVCGHRGHADRVASVNIGLRTMLVRQDWMSTGALSVRPDVSDVEVKAARLSRYAELRWNPDTSLAL from the coding sequence ATGAGGGTCACGATCAGCGCCAAGCTGAAACTGCGCCACTCGCCGGAACAGAAGGCGATGCTGGACGCGGTATCTCTGGCCTACCGTGACGCTCTGAACTTCGCCTCCGAGAAGGCGTTCGAGATGGACAAGACCAGCAGCGCCCCCAAGCTCCACAAAGAGACGTACGCCGTGTTGCGGGAGCGTTTCGGGCTGGGGGCGCAACTCGCCTGCACGGTGGAACGGCAGGTCGCGGCCAACTACAAGACCCAGTGGACGAAGCTCAAGCAGAACATTCAGGCCCGAGAACGCGGTTTCACGAAGCGCCGATACAAGGGTCTGGACGCTGCGCCCAGGTTCGTCTCCCGCACGCTGGAGTACCAGTACCAGCGCGACTACTCGTGGAAGAAGGATGGCCGAGTCAGCATCTCCACGCTGGCGGGCCGTATCGTTCTGGAGTTCGACGGCTACACCAAGCACTTGGAGTCCATCGCGCAGGGCTGCGAGACGGGGGCAGCCAAGCTCTCCTACCAGAAGTCCAAGAAGCAATACTTCCTGATCGTCGCCCTGAACCTTGATCTCCCCGATCCCCGACCGACCGATCACAAGAACGTGGTGGGTGTGGATGTCGGCCAGCGGTATCACTTCGTCGCCACCGATAAGGACGGGCAAAGCCTGTTCGAGAAGGGGGCGGCAGTCCGCCAGCGAAAAGACCAGTTCGCTCGTACAAGAAAGTCCCTCCAGCGCAAAGGCACCCGTTCTGCCACGCGGCGACTTGTCGCCATCAGCAGTCGGGAAAGACGGTTCGTCGCTGATCGCAACCACCTTCTGAGTAAGATGCTGTTGACCCGCTTTCCAGGCTCGATCTTCGGTCTGGAAGACCTCACGAACATCCACGACCGTACCGAGGGACGCAGGAACCCGAAGGCCAGCAAGAAGGCAAAGCGGGCCAAGCGTCGCCGTTCTCAGTGGTCGTTCGCGGAACTCCAGTCTTCGCTGGCGTACAAGGCTCCACTGCACGGTTCTCTTGCCGTGCGGGTGGAGGCCCACTACACCAGTCAGGCGTGCTACAAGTGCGGCCACACCTCGAAGGGGAATCGCCCTGGGGCTGGACTGGAGTTCGTGTGTGAGGTGTGTGGTCATCGGGGTCACGCGGATCGGGTGGCGAGTGTGAATATCGGCCTACGAACGATGCTCGTCCGGCAGGACTGGATGAGTACGGGTGCGTTGTCAGTGCGCCCTGATGTGTCGGATGTTGAAGTCAAAGCCGCTCGCCTTTCGAGGTACGCGGAATTGCGATGGAATCCAGACACAAGCCTCGCTCTTTAG
- a CDS encoding S-4TM family putative pore-forming effector, translated as MTLTPDQMRASAQDLFLSAKRFYAWSLIVKGAGFLAGAVTAFTGTSWWIPVVLLALTTASDVFQMASDTRKGKAEDFTRRVEFWDGFGWPPSDRELRQLPLTRTRPDALYFASDQQSGPVRAMENLEEQAWWSRELYGRMAALLLGAFFLMVIAAVVVLLLVSLSGQGSNGQPGVKLVIAGLNVVLSFGLWRLHASYQKAAQAASQVEQAADSLKRKYASDPNFPEVEAVRLYHSYQLARASAPLIPDTIYHFFRAELNRRWDHRAEPTRTT; from the coding sequence GTGACGCTTACCCCTGACCAGATGCGCGCCAGCGCCCAAGACTTATTTCTCAGCGCCAAACGCTTCTACGCTTGGAGCCTCATCGTTAAAGGCGCTGGCTTCCTCGCAGGTGCGGTCACCGCGTTCACCGGAACGTCCTGGTGGATCCCCGTTGTGCTGTTGGCGCTCACCACTGCGTCCGACGTATTTCAGATGGCCTCGGACACCCGCAAGGGGAAAGCAGAGGACTTCACGCGTCGCGTCGAATTCTGGGACGGCTTCGGCTGGCCGCCCAGTGACCGGGAGCTACGGCAACTGCCGCTGACCCGCACGCGTCCAGACGCGCTGTATTTCGCCAGTGACCAGCAGTCCGGGCCCGTGCGGGCCATGGAGAACCTGGAAGAGCAGGCGTGGTGGTCTCGTGAACTCTATGGCCGGATGGCCGCCCTGCTCCTGGGCGCCTTTTTCCTGATGGTAATAGCGGCGGTCGTGGTGCTGCTCCTAGTGAGTCTGAGTGGACAGGGATCGAACGGTCAGCCTGGCGTGAAGCTCGTCATCGCTGGCCTCAACGTGGTGCTGTCTTTCGGGTTGTGGCGACTGCATGCCAGCTACCAGAAAGCGGCTCAGGCGGCGTCGCAAGTTGAACAGGCCGCCGACTCCCTGAAGCGGAAGTACGCTAGTGATCCGAACTTCCCAGAGGTGGAGGCCGTCCGCCTGTATCACAGCTATCAGCTGGCCCGGGCGTCGGCACCCCTCATTCCAGATACGATCTACCACTTCTTCCGCGCCGAATTGAACCGCCGCTGGGACCACCGAGCGGAGCCGACGCGGACCACGTGA
- a CDS encoding ParA family protein → MYKIAIANDKGGVGKTTTAVMLATLLAERGPTLLIDADEKTASAMEWAQAGPGLSCDVIPMEAFENLALDPYSYLVFDTKAGEEAGDLLALSQAVDLLIVPTKPDALSLRALPKTLAPLMEQGVSNYRVLITDVPPAPSTDGHEARVALMDLNVPVFSRDIRRASAFNKAALAGTRVRDVKGDQRAKLAHMDYDLVLKEILKSVTPR, encoded by the coding sequence ATGTACAAAATTGCCATTGCCAACGACAAGGGCGGCGTCGGGAAAACCACGACCGCCGTCATGCTGGCCACGCTGCTGGCCGAGCGCGGCCCGACCCTCCTGATCGACGCGGACGAGAAGACCGCGAGTGCCATGGAATGGGCTCAGGCCGGCCCTGGCCTGTCCTGCGACGTGATTCCCATGGAGGCCTTCGAGAATCTGGCCCTCGACCCTTACAGCTACCTGGTGTTCGACACCAAAGCCGGTGAGGAAGCAGGCGACCTGCTGGCTCTGTCCCAGGCAGTCGATCTGCTGATCGTGCCGACCAAACCCGACGCGCTGAGCCTGCGCGCCTTACCGAAGACCCTGGCGCCCCTGATGGAGCAGGGCGTCTCGAACTACCGGGTCCTGATCACCGATGTGCCCCCCGCCCCGAGCACGGACGGGCACGAGGCGCGGGTGGCCCTGATGGACCTGAACGTCCCGGTCTTCAGCCGTGACATCCGCCGGGCCAGTGCCTTCAACAAGGCGGCCCTGGCCGGAACGCGGGTGAGGGATGTCAAAGGGGATCAGCGGGCCAAGCTCGCCCACATGGACTACGACCTGGTTCTCAAGGAGATCCTGAAGTCAGTAACCCCGCGCTAA
- a CDS encoding HNH endonuclease signature motif containing protein has protein sequence MSYPQIYNRETKRMEYLHRVVAARQLGRPLEPGEVVHHLNGDKKDARPENLLVLQADEHIWVEWLLRRWRQGQPFLLQDAIPENLKTCFPM, from the coding sequence GTGTCTTACCCTCAGATCTACAACCGGGAAACGAAACGGATGGAGTATCTGCACCGCGTCGTCGCGGCGCGGCAGCTTGGGCGCCCGCTGGAGCCCGGCGAAGTGGTGCACCACCTCAATGGCGACAAGAAGGACGCCCGGCCAGAGAACCTGCTGGTCCTGCAGGCCGATGAGCACATCTGGGTGGAATGGCTGCTCCGGCGCTGGCGTCAGGGCCAGCCCTTTCTTCTGCAGGATGCCATTCCCGAAAACCTGAAAACCTGTTTTCCTATGTGA